In Crinalium epipsammum PCC 9333, the following are encoded in one genomic region:
- a CDS encoding class II aldolase/adducin family protein: MHKYQLDSPKPPIFEQIEAERLHRKQRLAAALRLFARFGLDDGIATTITARDPQLKDHFWVNPLGMSLRNIRVSDLILVNTEGKAIEGDKSANPAVAIHCQIHIARPAVVAVVYAHSVYGKSWSSLGRMLDPITQESCAFYQDHSVFDDSTAVEIESEQGKRIAKTLGEGKAVILRNQAMLTVGHSVDEAAWWFIAMERACQAQLLAEAAGNPVILAHDTARLTYHQVGLHLVGWSNFQSLYQMIVRLQPELLT, encoded by the coding sequence ATGCACAAATATCAATTAGATAGCCCTAAACCACCCATTTTTGAGCAGATTGAAGCTGAACGATTGCATCGCAAGCAGCGTCTAGCAGCAGCATTACGTCTGTTTGCACGTTTTGGTTTAGATGATGGTATTGCTACTACCATTACTGCCCGTGATCCCCAACTTAAAGATCATTTTTGGGTCAACCCGTTGGGAATGTCCCTGAGAAACATTCGAGTTTCTGATCTGATTCTTGTTAATACTGAAGGTAAGGCGATTGAAGGCGACAAATCTGCCAATCCAGCAGTTGCTATCCACTGTCAAATCCATATTGCTAGACCTGCTGTTGTAGCAGTAGTTTATGCCCATTCAGTCTATGGGAAAAGCTGGTCAAGCCTGGGGCGAATGCTTGACCCGATTACTCAGGAATCTTGTGCTTTTTATCAAGATCACAGCGTTTTTGATGACTCTACTGCTGTGGAGATTGAATCAGAACAGGGTAAGCGAATTGCCAAAACTCTTGGAGAAGGAAAGGCAGTAATTTTACGCAACCAAGCTATGCTTACCGTTGGTCACTCGGTTGATGAGGCTGCCTGGTGGTTTATTGCGATGGAGCGTGCTTGTCAGGCTCAGTTACTAGCGGAGGCTGCTGGAAATCCCGTTATACTGGCTCACGACACTGCTCGGTTAACTTACCATCAAGTGGGTTTGCACTTGGTTGGCTGGTCTAACTTTCAGTCACTATATCAAATGATTGTGCGACTGCAACCAGAGTTGCTGACTTAA
- a CDS encoding DUF3598 family protein, producing MEPQVQNWENFSQYHVGNWHGTWTRYSPKLEVIESFRGIRSFLLTDNGSEIYHQNHYIYSDGRSESKIFETKKKPLILSLFLDNAFSWGSTKREQSATKEKFGVVQSNQLKWIPFFFESGFRHEERRISAGSAYDENGNLEKIFVITENSGSFTETPILPAVNQLNSNWEGTIKSMTPDLIVSPAVKSSWQPIENLADNYCTLNTQEGVSVSCPWSIEVGKEFFVVVDWLINPGLLQRGVRHYDLSGFTHFTLEVFSHK from the coding sequence ATGGAACCACAAGTACAAAATTGGGAGAATTTTAGTCAATATCATGTTGGCAACTGGCATGGTACTTGGACTAGATATTCTCCAAAATTAGAAGTTATAGAATCATTTCGCGGGATCAGAAGTTTTTTACTGACTGACAATGGTAGTGAAATTTATCACCAAAATCACTATATTTATTCGGATGGCAGGAGTGAGTCGAAAATATTTGAAACTAAAAAGAAACCCCTAATTCTATCTTTGTTTTTAGATAATGCTTTCTCTTGGGGTTCTACAAAAAGAGAACAAAGTGCCACCAAAGAAAAGTTTGGAGTGGTTCAGTCAAATCAATTGAAGTGGATACCATTTTTTTTTGAAAGCGGTTTTAGGCATGAAGAGCGCAGAATAAGTGCTGGTTCTGCTTATGACGAAAACGGTAATTTGGAAAAGATTTTCGTAATCACTGAAAACTCAGGCAGTTTTACTGAAACCCCTATACTTCCTGCCGTCAATCAGCTTAATAGTAATTGGGAGGGAACAATAAAAAGTATGACACCTGATTTAATAGTATCACCCGCAGTAAAATCCTCATGGCAGCCAATAGAAAATTTAGCTGATAATTACTGTACCTTGAATACTCAAGAAGGTGTCTCAGTTAGTTGTCCTTGGTCTATTGAAGTTGGCAAGGAGTTTTTTGTAGTAGTTGATTGGTTAATAAATCCTGGTTTATTGCAACGGGGTGTTCGCCATTATGATCTATCTGGGTTTACACACTTTACATTAGAAGTGTTTAGCCACAAATGA
- a CDS encoding SDR family oxidoreductase, whose amino-acid sequence MNIAIIGCGYVGSAVARHWKLEKSYIITVTTTSQERVAELEKIANQVVVIKGDDELALRSLLQNQDAVVVSVAPKGDRQVDANVYEQTYLRTAQTLVAALQHAPSVKQVIYTGSYSVYGDSKSVWLDEQSPVAPANSNGQVLCDTEQVLLQAANPHLKVCILRLGGIYGEARELVKIFSRWAGTTRPGKGEYFTHWIHLEDIVSAIDFALLNQLQGIYNLVNDVPMMARDLVELVCEHHNLPKVIWDESADEVKPYNSRVSNHKIKTAGYKFIHPQIIA is encoded by the coding sequence ATGAATATTGCAATTATTGGTTGTGGTTATGTAGGCAGTGCTGTTGCCCGTCACTGGAAGCTAGAAAAAAGTTATATAATCACCGTAACTACGACTTCTCAAGAGCGGGTAGCAGAACTTGAGAAAATAGCTAATCAGGTAGTAGTAATCAAGGGTGATGATGAGTTAGCGTTGCGATCTTTGTTGCAAAATCAAGATGCTGTAGTCGTAAGTGTTGCGCCAAAAGGCGATCGCCAAGTTGATGCAAATGTTTATGAGCAAACCTACCTACGCACCGCTCAAACCCTTGTAGCAGCATTGCAACACGCCCCCAGTGTCAAACAAGTTATTTATACCGGAAGTTACAGCGTTTATGGGGATAGCAAAAGTGTGTGGTTAGATGAACAATCGCCTGTTGCACCTGCAAATAGCAACGGTCAAGTTTTATGTGATACAGAGCAAGTTTTATTGCAAGCAGCTAATCCTCACCTCAAAGTTTGTATTTTGCGCTTAGGAGGAATCTACGGTGAAGCTCGTGAGTTAGTCAAAATCTTCAGCCGTTGGGCAGGTACAACTCGTCCAGGTAAAGGCGAATATTTCACACACTGGATTCATCTTGAAGATATTGTATCCGCGATTGATTTTGCACTGCTTAACCAGTTACAAGGAATTTATAATTTAGTGAATGATGTGCCGATGATGGCTCGTGATTTAGTTGAACTTGTGTGTGAACATCACAATCTCCCCAAAGTTATTTGGGATGAATCAGCAGATGAAGTAAAACCCTATAATTCCCGTGTTTCTAATCACAAAATTAAAACGGCGGGATACAAGTTCATTCATCCTCAAATAATTGCTTAA
- a CDS encoding DUF3598 family protein has product MELQDKNWQNFCENHLGKWHGSRTRYSGQGEVKGWFEAFRLLQANSDQTEITHTNRNIYADSTTEEQSWQFSKHSNNFSDGIMHPITERMRFLALEQGAAAGVYKKIEEQVAFGIELFLIYESLRYSLVIVYGKDGNLSSITLIREDKVAYPNNYWSNEVNLLAQRNLSGNWIGKSIKMTPDLNVSAELPAELQETTEGNETLFFPDEISLSCPKEVKVGKPANITTTWLSKPDLLQQISVSYNNSGDFAELQFAKFSIQK; this is encoded by the coding sequence ATGGAATTACAAGATAAAAACTGGCAGAATTTCTGTGAGAATCATTTGGGTAAGTGGCATGGTAGTAGGACTCGATATTCTGGTCAAGGAGAAGTAAAAGGATGGTTTGAAGCTTTCAGACTTTTACAAGCTAATTCAGATCAGACAGAAATTACTCACACCAACCGTAACATATACGCTGATAGCACAACTGAAGAACAAAGCTGGCAGTTTAGTAAGCATTCTAATAACTTCTCTGATGGCATCATGCACCCCATCACAGAACGTATGCGGTTTTTAGCACTTGAGCAAGGTGCAGCGGCTGGAGTTTATAAAAAAATAGAAGAACAAGTTGCGTTTGGGATAGAGTTATTTTTAATATATGAAAGCTTACGGTATAGTTTAGTAATTGTTTATGGCAAGGATGGCAACTTATCGAGCATTACCCTTATTCGTGAAGATAAAGTTGCTTATCCGAATAATTATTGGTCAAATGAAGTTAATCTTCTTGCCCAGCGAAATTTGAGCGGTAATTGGATAGGTAAATCAATAAAAATGACCCCTGATTTAAATGTTTCTGCCGAACTTCCAGCAGAACTACAAGAAACGACTGAAGGAAACGAAACTTTATTTTTTCCTGATGAAATTTCTTTGAGTTGCCCCAAGGAAGTCAAGGTAGGAAAACCAGCTAATATTACAACAACCTGGCTATCTAAACCTGATTTATTGCAACAAATTTCAGTTAGTTATAATAATTCAGGAGATTTTGCTGAACTGCAATTTGCAAAATTTAGCATACAAAAATAG
- a CDS encoding PHP domain-containing protein translates to MATNLAPVSASHQPPAQNVTALRRVFETIDANSCPHSFNFHMHTICSDGKLQPEDLIEQAKTIGLKGLAITDHHSIKGYQAVERWLNQQALDSDQEIVRSPHLWTGVEITSNLMGTEVHILGYAFDPQHPSLQIYLKGNAPKGSDAEAANVIFALHQAGGLVVLAHPARYRRPAEQLIPVAADLGIDGVETYYAYNNPNPWQPSPTQTQQVKHLSAIYKLLNTCGTDTHGLNLLQRL, encoded by the coding sequence ATGGCGACTAATCTTGCTCCGGTTTCTGCTTCACACCAGCCACCAGCGCAGAATGTAACGGCGCTGAGGCGAGTATTTGAAACAATTGATGCCAACAGTTGTCCACACAGCTTTAACTTCCATATGCACACAATTTGCTCAGATGGAAAGTTACAGCCAGAGGATCTCATCGAGCAGGCGAAAACTATTGGTCTAAAAGGACTTGCGATCACGGATCACCATAGCATTAAAGGTTATCAAGCTGTGGAACGCTGGTTAAATCAGCAAGCTTTGGATAGCGATCAAGAGATAGTGCGATCGCCCCATTTATGGACAGGTGTAGAAATCACCTCTAACCTGATGGGAACCGAAGTTCATATCCTGGGTTACGCTTTCGATCCCCAACATCCGAGTTTGCAAATCTACCTAAAAGGAAATGCCCCAAAAGGTAGCGATGCTGAGGCGGCTAATGTCATCTTCGCCTTGCATCAAGCCGGAGGTTTAGTAGTTTTGGCTCACCCTGCCCGCTACCGCCGTCCTGCCGAGCAGTTAATTCCAGTTGCCGCCGATTTAGGCATTGACGGCGTAGAAACCTACTATGCCTACAATAACCCCAATCCCTGGCAACCTAGCCCAACTCAAACCCAGCAAGTAAAACATTTAAGCGCCATTTACAAACTCTTAAATACCTGCGGAACTGATACTCACGGTTTAAACTTGCTTCAACGTCTTTAA